One part of the Marispirochaeta sp. genome encodes these proteins:
- a CDS encoding N-acetylneuraminate synthase family protein translates to MNTTVPDFMINKIWTAKAGSTSPLIIAEIGTSHQGSISRAKEMIDAAGESGAECIKVQHVYADEIIHPRTGMVPLPGGDTALYEVFRSLETGPSFLEEIKEHAEKQGLVFLCTPFGARSLLELIQAGCSVIKIASPELNHIPLLQLIAENRLKTILSTGVSRLSDIEEALETLQGCSTALLHCITSYPAPEEEYNLSLLPHISTLFGIPVGVSDHSMDPLLVPLGALYFGVCCIEKHFTIDRKSGGLDDLVALPPEEFSKMTSAVNYWAVRPKEELYSFLADEFGTERIHNVFGSGKKNLAESEKENYGRSNRSIHAAREIMPGDVLHADTIAVLRTEKELRPGLHPRYIKQLTGRTARRQIPDGEGIRWEDIL, encoded by the coding sequence ATGAATACAACCGTGCCTGATTTCATGATAAATAAGATATGGACCGCTAAAGCGGGGTCGACATCTCCGTTAATCATTGCCGAAATAGGGACTTCCCATCAGGGAAGTATAAGCAGGGCCAAAGAGATGATCGACGCTGCCGGAGAAAGCGGTGCCGAGTGCATTAAAGTACAGCATGTCTACGCCGATGAAATCATTCATCCAAGGACAGGGATGGTTCCTCTTCCCGGCGGCGATACAGCCCTGTATGAGGTTTTTCGTTCCCTTGAGACAGGGCCTTCCTTCCTTGAAGAGATCAAGGAACATGCAGAAAAACAGGGTCTCGTTTTTCTTTGTACCCCGTTTGGCGCCCGCAGCCTGCTGGAATTGATTCAGGCCGGCTGCAGTGTCATCAAGATTGCCTCCCCCGAACTGAACCATATTCCGCTTCTGCAGCTGATTGCAGAAAACAGGCTGAAAACGATCCTTTCCACCGGTGTGAGCAGACTGTCAGATATTGAAGAGGCCCTGGAGACACTTCAAGGCTGCAGTACCGCCCTTCTCCACTGTATAACCAGTTATCCTGCCCCGGAGGAGGAGTACAATTTGTCACTGCTGCCTCATATATCGACTTTGTTCGGCATTCCGGTGGGGGTTTCAGACCACAGTATGGATCCTCTGCTTGTTCCTCTGGGAGCCCTCTATTTTGGCGTATGCTGCATTGAGAAGCACTTTACCATTGACAGGAAAAGCGGCGGTCTTGATGACCTGGTCGCACTGCCTCCCGAAGAATTCAGCAAAATGACGTCAGCAGTAAACTACTGGGCAGTCCGCCCAAAAGAGGAGCTCTATTCCTTTCTTGCAGACGAGTTCGGGACTGAACGTATTCACAATGTTTTTGGCAGCGGTAAAAAGAATCTTGCTGAATCGGAAAAAGAAAACTACGGGCGCAGCAACAGGTCCATTCATGCAGCCAGGGAGATTATGCCGGGAGACGTACTCCATGCAGATACTATTGCTGTCCTCCGGACAGAAAAGGAACTACGCCCCGGACTGCATCCGCGCTACATAAAACAGCTGACAGGCCGTACCGCCCGGAGACAAATCCCCGACGGCGAGGGAATCCGCTGGGAAGATATTCTCTGA
- a CDS encoding response regulator, with product MRILIVEDDFASRKLMQKFLSPYGVCDAVVDGEAAIDAFTDSLKNNQPFDLVCLDIMLPKKDGQAVLKAIRGLESARGIAGTEGVKVIMTTALGDSQKIMSAFRSQCERYLTKPVTRQCLLEEMKELGFLSDDAAAD from the coding sequence ATGAGAATCCTGATAGTTGAAGACGATTTTGCCAGCAGAAAATTGATGCAGAAATTCTTAAGTCCGTACGGAGTATGTGATGCAGTTGTTGACGGAGAAGCAGCGATAGACGCGTTTACTGATTCCCTGAAAAATAATCAGCCCTTTGATCTTGTCTGCCTGGATATAATGCTGCCGAAAAAGGACGGGCAGGCCGTGCTTAAAGCCATTCGTGGTCTGGAATCTGCCCGCGGCATAGCCGGAACTGAAGGCGTAAAGGTTATAATGACCACCGCTCTGGGAGATTCACAGAAAATAATGTCAGCCTTCCGGTCTCAATGCGAGAGGTATCTTACCAAACCTGTCACTCGGCAGTGTCTCCTTGAAGAGATGAAAGAGCTTGGATTTCTTAGCGATGATGCAGCGGCGGATTAA
- a CDS encoding protein-glutamate O-methyltransferase CheR codes for MWYGLLDISDKEFQDISRLVYKRFGIYLTDKKVTLVKGRLNKLIREKGYTSFSQYYKAVTDDTSGVELLGLVDKISTNHTYFYREKDHCAALRGTILPETLDGIPGRDLKELRIWCAGCASGEEAYTLAIELLEFAQRENLPLSGKIILATDISLSALEAAVQERFPFKKKFHMIFCRNVMIYFDKLTKDRLAEQFSEMLYPGGHLFIGHSESLGRDSSAFEYRQPALYKKRGGVTTWKRLTYVLTLDAEIPETNGVDVSAQADIICRSWGFFLFRL; via the coding sequence GTGTGGTACGGCCTGCTTGATATCAGCGATAAGGAGTTTCAGGATATTTCCCGCCTTGTGTACAAGCGATTTGGGATTTATCTGACCGATAAAAAAGTAACCCTGGTAAAAGGGCGACTCAATAAGCTTATTCGCGAAAAGGGATACACCTCCTTTAGTCAGTATTATAAAGCCGTTACGGATGATACAAGCGGAGTTGAACTGCTCGGTCTTGTCGATAAGATATCTACAAACCATACCTATTTTTATCGGGAAAAGGACCATTGTGCGGCACTCCGCGGGACAATTCTCCCGGAGACGTTGGACGGGATTCCTGGCCGGGACCTGAAAGAGCTGAGAATATGGTGCGCCGGTTGTGCTTCCGGCGAGGAGGCTTATACCCTGGCAATTGAACTGCTGGAGTTTGCCCAAAGGGAAAACTTACCCCTGTCCGGCAAGATTATACTGGCTACGGATATCTCTCTTTCTGCCCTTGAAGCAGCCGTGCAGGAGCGTTTTCCCTTCAAGAAAAAATTCCACATGATTTTCTGTAGAAATGTAATGATATATTTTGATAAACTGACTAAAGACCGTCTGGCAGAACAGTTTTCCGAAATGCTCTATCCAGGGGGGCATCTCTTTATTGGCCATTCAGAGTCCCTCGGCCGGGATTCGTCAGCGTTTGAATACCGACAGCCAGCTTTATATAAAAAACGGGGGGGTGTAACTACGTGGAAAAGATTAACGTACGTTCTGACCCTGGATGCAGAGATACCAGAGACCAACGGTGTTGATGTTTCTGCGCAAGCTGATATCATATGTCGCAGTTGGGGATTTTTCCTGTTTCGGCTATGA
- a CDS encoding phage tail protein → MKIKTVLCLSFFICSLYLFSQTGVTPSIEVTGDGVGIGIDEPQEMLEVNGRIRDKSGFVMPVGSILPFAGDADKVPAGWLLCDGRAMPAEDYVDLFQVIGTNYGNGSTDTRPESDAVAGEFNIPDLRGMFLRGVDDPDGTGGLEAAGVDPDFESRDASVTGGNSGGQIGSIQSDAFQGHWHDVNIRIYYDRGHSDYQNILAGNDGTSTCDAKEIIEDTVNGYGVPRVSKETRPRNIYVNYIIKY, encoded by the coding sequence ATGAAAATAAAAACTGTTTTATGCCTAAGCTTCTTTATTTGTTCACTATACTTGTTTAGCCAAACCGGGGTAACTCCAAGTATTGAAGTTACAGGGGATGGCGTCGGTATAGGAATCGATGAGCCTCAGGAAATGCTGGAGGTAAACGGGCGAATCCGCGACAAAAGCGGCTTTGTCATGCCGGTGGGGTCAATTCTTCCGTTTGCCGGTGACGCAGATAAGGTACCTGCCGGTTGGCTGCTTTGTGATGGACGTGCAATGCCCGCAGAGGATTATGTGGATCTTTTTCAAGTCATTGGAACAAATTATGGCAACGGATCAACGGATACTCGCCCAGAAAGCGATGCTGTTGCTGGAGAGTTTAACATTCCCGATCTTCGAGGAATGTTTTTAAGAGGTGTTGATGATCCTGACGGTACCGGCGGTTTAGAGGCTGCCGGCGTTGATCCTGATTTCGAGTCACGAGATGCATCCGTAACCGGAGGGAACTCAGGAGGCCAAATTGGAAGCATACAATCCGATGCCTTTCAGGGACACTGGCATGATGTTAACATCCGGATATACTATGATCGTGGACATTCAGATTATCAGAATATTTTAGCTGGAAATGACGGTACATCAACATGTGATGCTAAAGAAATAATTGAAGATACAGTCAATGGATATGGGGTGCCTCGTGTATCGAAGGAAACTCGCCCAAGAAATATTTATGTTAATTATATTATTAAATATTAA
- a CDS encoding YHS domain-containing (seleno)protein, with translation MYIKKKAYSVLLCAAFTFSFYSAFPVVAQTYGNRLSSADTVIAIQGFDPVSYFDTGIPEKGSPDFISEYQNLSWCFSSVERMRLFNRDPEKYIPQFNGKCSWAVTQKFLAEGNPSVWSIHNDRLYLFFSEGTKRQFEKEWEHNLNIAQHTWNTFLSGINH, from the coding sequence ATGTATATAAAGAAAAAGGCATATTCGGTATTATTATGTGCGGCTTTTACCTTCAGTTTTTATTCTGCATTCCCGGTTGTTGCGCAAACATACGGTAATCGATTGTCGTCTGCAGATACTGTTATTGCAATTCAAGGTTTCGATCCTGTATCATACTTTGATACAGGTATTCCCGAAAAAGGCAGTCCTGATTTTATCTCCGAGTATCAAAACTTATCCTGGTGTTTCTCATCTGTGGAACGTATGAGATTATTCAATCGTGATCCAGAAAAGTATATACCACAGTTCAATGGAAAATGCTCCTGGGCTGTTACCCAAAAATTCCTGGCGGAAGGGAACCCCTCTGTATGGTCCATTCATAACGATCGCCTCTATCTGTTTTTCTCGGAAGGTACAAAACGACAATTTGAAAAAGAATGGGAACATAATCTCAATATTGCTCAACATACCTGGAATACGTTTTTGTCTGGAATTAATCACTGA
- a CDS encoding 3-coathanger stack domain-containing protein, whose translation MKSEFFFSLMTRRVCIVFFVLMIALTSLQAVDQIISISDTVYSSSGETVIEIALEAIEAGGADGNGVVIDSGADVAFIAGERVSLKPGFSVNPGASFTATTSKLSGQTINEDTDWSGVRYLGGTTVVSSGADLYIDTDCILYFLPGAALEVEGDLIVGEGVRLTSTYGSGNGSTDDFWKGIVITSGTALLNKCLIEYALQGILVDGSTNTVHIQGVTFHQNLIGLHILNFASVPIVDYSLFDSNIWYGIKEDSTGDASVTNTRFLNNGILYYELSQTILSIDELNNQSGNSGNTEG comes from the coding sequence ATGAAATCTGAGTTCTTTTTTTCATTGATGACAAGACGGGTATGTATTGTTTTCTTTGTTCTTATGATTGCACTGACATCCCTGCAGGCAGTTGATCAAATAATCAGTATTTCTGATACGGTTTACTCATCTTCGGGTGAGACTGTGATTGAGATTGCGCTGGAAGCGATAGAAGCCGGTGGTGCAGATGGCAATGGTGTGGTAATTGATAGTGGTGCTGATGTTGCCTTTATTGCTGGAGAACGAGTTTCATTAAAGCCGGGATTTTCCGTAAACCCTGGTGCTTCTTTTACCGCGACAACCAGCAAATTATCCGGACAGACAATCAATGAAGATACGGACTGGAGTGGTGTCAGGTACCTCGGCGGTACCACAGTGGTTTCGTCTGGTGCGGATCTTTATATTGATACCGACTGTATTCTTTACTTTTTACCTGGTGCTGCATTGGAAGTGGAGGGTGATCTTATCGTTGGAGAAGGCGTAAGACTGACTTCGACGTATGGTTCCGGCAACGGGAGTACTGATGATTTCTGGAAAGGTATTGTAATAACTTCAGGAACGGCATTATTAAATAAATGCCTGATAGAATATGCCCTGCAGGGTATCCTGGTTGACGGAAGCACTAATACGGTTCATATACAAGGTGTTACATTCCATCAAAATCTGATTGGGCTGCACATTCTTAATTTTGCATCGGTTCCTATTGTTGATTACTCGCTGTTCGATTCGAATATCTGGTACGGCATAAAGGAAGATTCGACCGGAGATGCTAGCGTAACAAATACAAGATTCCTGAATAACGGCATTCTTTATTACGAACTCAGTCAAACGATTCTATCTATTGATGAGTTAAACAATCAGAGCGGCAACTCCGGCAATACCGAAGGATAG